In the genome of Planctomyces sp. SH-PL62, the window AGGCGGGCCGAGGCTCGGACGTCGGCCGATCAACGGGGAGGGCCCAGCGCGGTGGCCAGCCAGGACCGGGCGTAGGCCCACTCGCGGAAGGCCGTGGCGCGGGAAACGCCCATCGCCTCGGCGGCCTCCTCGATCGTCAGGCCCGCGAACAGGCGGAAGCGGGCGATCTCGGCCGAGGTCGGGTCCTCGGCGGCCAGTCGGGCCAGGGCCTCGTCGACGTCCAGCAGGAGGTCGGAGTCGGCGCCGAGGGAGGCGCCGAGGTTGTCCAGGGCGACGGTCCGGGCCCCCCCGCCCCGCTTCCTGGCCCGCCTCCGCCGGGCGTGGTCCACCAGGATCCGTTGCATGGCGACGGCCGCGGCGCGGAAGAAGCCGCTGCGATCGGAGAACGCCGCGTCCCCCAGCCGCAGGTAGGCCTCGTGGACCAGCGCGGTGGCGTCGAGCGACCGCCCGTCCGCCTCGCCCGCCAGCCGCGCCGCGGCCAGCCTGCGCAGCTCGTCGTAGACCTGGGGGAAGAAGCCGCCGGGCGCGGGGGCCGCGCTCATTTCCCGTCGCCTTCCGGCTTCGGGGCGTCGGCCGCCGCCTTCTCGCGCTCGGCCCGCCAGGCCTTCGCGTCCTCGTCCTTCCCGGCGGCCTCGGCCAGCACGATGAGCCGGTCGAGCGCCTCGACGACGCGGGCCTTGCCTTGCGGCGGGATCTTGTCCGTCCGCCGCCTCATCCCGTCGTAGCCGTCCCGCAACAGCGGCTCGGCCTCGGCGGATTTCGCCTGGCCGAGCAGGGCCCCGCCGAGCATCGACTTCGTGTTGAACGTCGTCCAGGCGTCGGGATCGGCCTTCTCGCGGATCGCCAGGGCCTCGCGCAGGAGCGGCTCGGCCTGGTCGTAGGCCTTCACGGCGAGGAGGGCCAGCGAGATGGAGCAGAGGTGCGCGGCCAGCTGGGGGCTCCCCGCGGGCATGGCGGCACGCCCCTGGGCCAGGACTTCCTCGGCGACGGCCCTGGCCTTCTCGGCCCGGCCGGTCCGGGCGAGGAGCTGGAGGAGCTCCGGCGCGACCCAGCTCAACATGGGTAAACGACGGCTCGCCGCGGCCGCCCCTTCCAGCAGGGGCAGGGCCTCGTCCAGCCGCCCGGCGTCCCGATAATTCACGCCCAGGTTCGCCTTGACCAGCCAGGTCTCGTGGTGGTCGGCCCCGAACTTGGCCATCCGCAGCTTGAGGACCTCCTCGAACAGCGGGATCGACCGATCGAGCCTCCTCGACGACCAATAAATCGAGGCCAGGTTGTTCATGCTGAGCAGGGTGTCGGGGTGGTCGGGCCCGAGCTTCGACCTGGCCGCCGCCAGCGCCTCCTCCAGCAGCGGCAGGGCGAGGTCGAGCTTGCCGACGTCCCGGTATGCCGCGGCGAGGTTGTTCATGGTGAGCAGCGTCTCGGGGTGGTCGGGCCCGAGCTTCGTCTTCCTCGCCGCCAGGGTCCGCTCCAGCAGCGGCAGGGCGAGGTCGAGCTTGCCGACCGTCTGGTAGCCCGTGGCGAGGTTGTTCATCAACGTGAGCGTGTCGGGGTGGTCGGGCCCGAGCTTCGTCTCCCGCGCCGCCAGGGCCCGCTCCATGAGCTGGAGTGCGAGGTCGATCCTGCCGACGATCCGGTAGAGAGCGGCCAGGTCGTTCATGCTCATGACCGTCTCGGGATGGTCGTCGCCGAACTTCGCCTTCCGCATCGCCAGCGCCTGCTCCATCATCGGCAGCGCGAGGTCGAACTTGTCGGCGGACTGGTAGACGAGGCCCAGTTGGTTCATGGCGGCGAGCGTGATGGGGTGGTCGGGGCCGAGCTTCGACCTGGCCGACGCCAGCGCCTGCTCCATCAGCGGCCGCGCCAGGTCGAGCTTGCCGGCGGCTCGGTAGAGACCGGCCAGGTCGTTCATGCTCTTGAGCGTGTCGGGGTGGTCGAGTCCGAGCTTCGCCTTCCGCGCCTCCAGCGCCTGCTCCATCATCGGCCGCGCCAGATCGGGCTTGCCGGCGTCCCGGTAGAGAGCGGCCAGGTCGTTCATGCTCCTGAGCGTGTCGGGGTGGTCGAGTCCGAGCTTCGCCTTCCGCGCCTCCAGCGTCTGCTCCAGCAGCGGAACCGCGAGGTCGAGCTTGCCGACGTTCCGATAAACCGAGGCGAGGTTGTTCATGGTGAGCAGCGTCTCGGGGTGGTCGAGTCCGAGCTTCGACTTCTGCGCCGCCAGGGCCCGCTCCATCAGCGGCAGGGCGAGGCCGGGCTTGTCGGCGTCGACGTAGCCCGCGGCGAGGTTGTTCATGGTGAGCAGCGTGCCGGGGTGGTCGGGCCCGAGCTTCGCCTCCCGCGCCGCCAGGGCCCGCTCCAGCAGCGGCAGGGCGAGGTCGAGCTTGCCGACCGCCTGGTAGCCCGTGGCGAGGTTGTTCATCAACGTGAGCGTGTCGGGGTGGTCGGGCCCGAGCTTCGTCTCCCGCGCCGCCAGGGCCCGCTCCATCAACGGCAGGGCGAGGTCGATCCTGCCCATGTCCCGATGGACCGCGGCGAGGTTGTTCATGCTCACGAACGTCGCGGGATCGTCGGGGCCGAGCTTCGCCTTCTGCGCCGCCAGGGCCCGCTCCATCAGCGGCAGGGCGAGGTCGAGCTTGCCGGCGTCCCGGTAGCCCATGGCCAAACCGTTCATGCTGTGCAGCGTGATGGGGTGGTCGGGGCCGAGTACCCTCGTTCTCGCCGCCAGCGCCTGCTGGAACAGCGGCAGGGCGAGGTCGGGCTTGCCGAGGGCTCGGTAGCACTCGGCCAGGGCGAACAGGCTGGCGAGGGTGTGGAGATGGTCGGGGCCGAGCCTGTCCAGGAACGTGGCCCTGGCTTTCGTGACCAGGGCGATCGCCTTCTCCGGATAGCCCAGGCCCGCCTGGGAGTCGCCGAGGACCAGCTGCATCCGCGCCACGGCCAGCGGGTCGCCGATCGCGTCCCCTTCGATCTGCGCCGTCGCCTGGTCCAGCCGCTCGCCCAGGAGCGCCGACAGCGGCTTGCCGTCCTTCTCCGCGGATCGCGGGTTCAGGTCGATGAAGATCGAGCCGAGGACGGCGTTGGCCTTCTCGACCTGGGCCAGCCGCGCCTCGGCCTGGCGACGCTGCTCGACGGCGGCCCGCCGCTGGGTCTCGGCCTCCCGGCGTTGGTCCGCCTCGGCCTGGCGCGCCTCCTCCTTCTGGGCGGCCTCGGTCTCCGCGAAGCCCCGCTGCCTGGTCGCTTCCAGGAGCCCCAGCGTCGTGCCGACGATCCCGCCGACCAGGGCCAGCAGCAACAGCGACGCCGCGACGACCCGGCCCCGGTTGCGGCGCACGAACTTCCGCATCCGGTAGGCCGCCGTCGGGGGGCCGGCGGAGACGGGCTCGTGGTTGGTGAACCGCTCCACGTCGTTGGCCAGGCCGATGGCCGAGGCGTAGCGGCGGTCGCGCTCCTTGGACAGCGCCTTCATGACGATCCAGTCCAGGTCGCCGCGCACCAGGCGGCTGAGGCGGCCCGGCTCGATCTGGCGGTGGGCCGCGAGGTTCGGGAGGGCCTCCGAGGTGCTGATCCGACTCGAGGGCGTGGCGGGCTCCTCCTCGCGGATCAACCGGAGCATCTCCTCCATCGCGGCCCGCTTCAGGGTTTCGCGCCGGATCGGGGTCGAGCCGGTCAAAAGCTCGTAGAGGATCACCCCCAGGGCGTAGATGTCGGCGCGGGTGTCCACGTCCAGGGCGTTGAAGCCGGCCTGCTCGGGGGCCATGTACAGCGGGGTGCCGGCCACGATCCCCAGGCCGGTGAACGCCGGATCCTCCGAGAGCTGCATGCCGCTGACGGCCTTGGCCAGGCCGAAGTCGATCACCCGGGGCATGGGCCTGCCGTCGTGGCTCTCGACCAGGATGTTCGAGGGCTTGAGGTCGCGGTGGATGATCCCCTTCTGGTGGGCGTGATGCACGGCCGAGCAGATCTGGCAGAACAGGGCCAGGCGGGCGGGCACGTCCAGCAGGTGCTGGTCGCAGAAGTCCGTCAGCGGGACTCCCTTGACCAGCTCCATGACGAAGAAGGGGCGGCCCTGCTCGGTGGTCCCGGCGTCCAGGACCTTGGCGATGTGGGGGTGGTCCATCAGCGCCAACGCCTGCCGCTCCGACTCGAACCGGGCGAGCACCGCCCGCGAGTCCATCCCCGGCTTGATGAGCTTCAGGGCGACCTGGCGCCGGACCGGCCGCGTCTGCTCGGCGAGGTAGACGGCACCCATGCCCCCCTCGCCGATCTCCTGGCGGAGCCTGTAGCGGCCGGCGATCACGTCGTCGATGCGTTCGACGCCGTCTCCGCACCGGAGGCCGATGGTGGCCTCCTCGACGGCGGGCGGGCCCGGCGACGGCGCGGAGTCGGGCGGGGTGGCGGGATCGGTGTCGACGGTCGCCTGGGCGTCGGCCGCGAGGGGCCGATCCAGCGCGTCGGGTGGATCGTCGTACGCGGCCAGGAGGGCGAGCACGCGGGCGAGCAGCTCGGCGTCGCCGCCGGCCTCGCGCTCGACGAACGCCCTCCGGTCGTCGGGGTCGTCCCGCTCGATGGCCGCCTGGAACAGAAACTTGACTCGGCCGGGCTCGATCGCCATGGGGGGCTCTCCGCCGGAGGAAAGGTTTCCTCACATGGCGTCAACTCTCGGCGAATCGTCTCAGCGGGGAAAGAAGAATCTCGGAACCCGCACGAGGCCGCCGCGGGCGCGAGCGGGCCCGCGGCGCCCGGCGGAGCCTCGCGGACGCCGCCCGGCCCGGCGTCCGGTCAGTAGCCGTCCGCGGAGACGACCTCGCCGCCGTCTCGCGAGCCGAGCGCCATCCAGGTGTTCTGGTCGATGGACGATTTGATGAAGCGGACCGAGCCGTCGGCCATGCCGACGTTCACGCCGCCGGAGTGATGGCTGCTGATCCCGAAGAGCGAGCCGGTGTCCGCCCCGCAGCCGTCGTTGCAGCCCCAGCGGCAGGCGGAGAACGTGAACCGCGACGACATCGGAGGGATGATGATGTTGACGAACGTGAATCCCGCCGTCCCCTGCGCCCAGCGGTAGCCCGTGTTGGTGCGGAAGCTTGGGCTCGAGATGGACGCCTGGCAGGTGGCCGCCATGCCCATGACGCCGATGATGTCCTGCCGGGCGTCCCGGTAGTTCAGAGCGCCGCTGAGGCCGGACTTGTACCAGCGGTACTTCTCGGTGGTGCCGGAGAAGTTGAGGGCGCCCGTCTTCTCGTCCCAGGATCCGCCCGCGCCCACCAGCATCTCGGTCGCGGCGATCGTGTTCGAAGTGCCGTCCGTGACGTGGCCGATCCCATACGCCGACTGATTGGCGAAGAGGCCGTTGGAGTTGGAGGACGTCGTGTCGGTCCCGGTGCCGATGTTGCCGAAATAGTTGTTGAAGTTCTCGATGCCGACGTACCCGTCCGACGGGCACATGAACGCGGAGACCTTGGTGTCCCACACCGTCGCATTGCTCCAGGTCAGGTCCGAATATGCGGGCGTCCGCGGATAGCATGCGAGGTCGAAGTTGCAGGAGTTGTACAGCGGGGTCTGCTCGAGGTAAGGCAGGAGGTAAGCGTGCGCGCCGAAGGTGCCCCAGTTCGTCTGGACGCCGGGGTCGCTATAGGCGATGGCGGTCATCATCGGGAAGGACCCGACGGTCTGGTGATAGTTGTGCAACCCCAGGCCGAATTGCTTGAGGTTGTTCACGCACTGGGCCCGACGCGCAGCCTCGCGAGCCGACTGCACGGCCGGCAGGAGCAGCGCGATCAGGACGGCGATGATGGCGATCACCACGAGCAATTCGATCAGGGTGAAACCGCGACGGATTTGACGCACGGGAGGTCTCCTCAGCTCGGAGTTGGGAAAAAGGGATGACGGCGAGAACGATTCGTCGGCCCCCGCGTCCACCGCCCCGAAGCCCGCCTCGACGTCCGGGCGCGCCCAAACCACCGAGCTTGATCCCGCGGTCCGGGGGGGACGGCTGCGACAGGCGGCCCGAGGACGAACGGCGTCGCAAGGGCCCCCTGCGTTCCGGGGTGCGAGGTTGCTGGCGCTCAGCGCGACCGCGACGGCCGCCTGGACTGGGACTTGGCCTTGTCCCCGATCATGTTGCCGTAGTGCGCCCTCATGGCGTCCTGCGTCTGCGTGTCGGCCTTCAAGGTCTGGGCGGGCGTCGGCGGCTTCGGGGCGCCCCAACCGCAGCCTTGGAGGAGACCGAGCGAGATCACGACGGCGAGGCGCACCGCTGACGGCCGAAGTTGATGCATCGGTAGTGGCTCACCTAATTGCATAGTATTGTCGGTGTGGAGGATAAGAAACGATCAACGGTTCTTGGGCCGGCCGCAGGTCCACCTGGATGTCATTGCGGACCGGTGCCAGGCAGGTGGCGCATCAGGCTCGACGCCCCTTCTCAATCCTCAGCAACCCGGGAAGCGCTTCGAACGGACCCTCGCCTCATCACGCGAGCTTGCGGATTCCTCCAGGGGAATCCCGGGCTCGGTCGAGTCCACGTTTCAATCAAAGATAAGCAGCATTGAATCAGGGAGAGGTCTGACGTCGGACGAGGTTAAGTCTCATGCGGAGATGTAGCAAGATAATTCGCCCGAATCTCGACCGAGTTCATATCGGCCGGAATATGAACAAGGCGTGAAGATATGGAGACATCGGTTTTAGACGGCCGCAGGTCCGGCGTGCACTCGAAGGTGGGGGGGCGGTCGTCGGCCGAGCAAGCGAAGGGAGGGCCTGGAGGGTCGGGACGCCGCTGGGTCCGTGCATCGGCCGCGACTCGCCCGCGGCCCCCGTCCCGAGCGCCCGGACGAGGTCTCTCCCTCGGGACGCGCGTGAAGTCCGGTCGGAATGGTGGAGGCGCGCCTCATCGAATCCAGTAGGATCCCGGCTCCGTTGCGGCCGGTCGAGGCCCAGCCGTGGAAGTTCCAGGGCGTCGCCTTCGCGCTCGTCGACCGCACGCGAGGAGAGCAAACGTGAGCAAAATGATGACATGCCTCTGGTTCGACCGCGGCCAGGCCCGCGAGGCGGCCGAGTTCTACGCGAGCGTGTTCCCCGACAGCCGGGTCGGGAGCGCCTACGCCTCCGCGACGGACAATCCGTCGGCGAAGGCGGGCGAGGAGCTCACCGTCGAGTTCACCGTGCTGGGCCAGTCGTTCATCGGCCTGAACGGCGGGCCGATGTTCAAGCCGAACGAGGCGGTCAGCTTCATGGTCCTGACCGAGAACCAGGAAGAAACCGACCGCTACTGGGACGCGATCGTCAGCAACGGCGGCCAGGAGAGCCATTGCGGCTGGTGCAAGGATCGCTGGGGCTTCTCCTGGCAGATCACCCCCCGCGCGCTGCTCGCGGCGACGACCGACCCAGATCGCGCCGCCGCGAAGCGCGCCATGGAGGCGATGATGACGATGGGGAAGCTCGACATCGCCATGATCGAGGCCGCCCGCCGGGGCGAGGGCCGCTGAGTCGAGCCCGAACGGCGTGTTCCCGTCGCGCGCGAAGCTCGTGCGGCCGCCGAACCCTCCGGACGAGGGGCTCGAAGTCGGCCAGGCGCCTGAAAGGCTCTCCCCGTGGAGTGCGCGGCCCGCATCCGCGACCCATCCGGCGCGTCTGGACGAGCGTCGCCGCGTCCACGTCCGACCGCGAAGGCCCGGCGCGGGCCTCCAGCCGGGGCTCGTCGTCGGGCGCCTCGGCGGCCGTCGTGGCCGTCGCGAGGATGAGGCCCGTGGTCGCCGTCAGGGTCAGCCGGTCGACTTTCTTTCATGGTCGTCGCCCCAAAGAGGCGCGCCCGCGGCACGGATGGGTCGCGCCCGCCGGGACGTCGCTCCCTCTCCCGCGTCCGACCGCGATGCGGCCGGCCTCGCACCGCCGAGAATCGATGAAGGGCCTCGCCGCTTTTGCACGCGGAATAGGTTGGATAGCCGCGAGGCCCGTCCGAATTCTCGAGGGAAGGTGTCGAAAAATGCCCATGTATACAATCGTTATTCAGTCGGGTTCGGTCGACGAGACGGCGAAGGCGAGCCTCGCGGCCGAGATCACCGCGCTCCACGTCGAGCTTTCGGCGGTGCCGAAGGACTGGGTCCACGTCGTCTTCCAGGAATACGCGCCCGGGAGCGGCTTCAACGCCGGAGAGGCGGGGCCTCTGGTCGCCCTGACGGCCGCGATCCGGAGCGGACGCTCGGCGGACTACAAGCACCGGCTCCTGACGAGCCTCTGGACGCTGGTCAAGGGGGCGACGGGGGCGCTGGACGAGCAGATCGTGGTCGGGTTGCAGGAGGTGGGGCCCGGACAGGCCATGGAGATGGGCCGGGTGATGCCGGAAGTCGATTCGAACGTGTCCTGACGCCATCTGACGAACGAGGAGGTCCGCCGTCATGAGCCGATCCCATGAAGTCGCGATGAACGGGGCCCGGAGCTTGTTCAAGTCGCTGGTGGACGCGGGGGTCACGACCTGCTTCGCGAACCCCGGCACGTCCGAGATGCAGCTCGTCTACGAGATCGGCCTGACCGACGCGATACGTCCGATCCTGTGCCTCCAGGAGGACGTGGTCACCGGCGCCGCGGACGGGTACGGCCGCATGAAGGGGACGCCGGCCGTCGCGCTCCTGCACGTGGCCTGCGGGTTCGGCAACGGCGTGGCCATGCTGCAGAACGCGGCGAGGGCGAATACGCCGATCGTCAACGTCGTCGGCGTGAACGCCTCGTACCACCAGGCCAACTTCCCGGAGCATGAGCTGGTCAACGGCCGCGTCTCCGACATCGCCCGCGTGGTCTCGCACTGGTGCGGCGAGGCGCGAAGCGCCAGCCATCTCGGCGAACTCGGCGTGGAGGCGGCGGCGCTCGCCAAGACGGGCAAGGTCTGCACCATCGTGGCGCCCAACGATCGCCACTGGGAGGAGGCCGTCCCGCCGCCGACGCCGCCCCCGCCGGCGGGACGGCCCCGGGCCGCCGCGGAGGCGATCGAACGGGCCGCCGAACTCCTCGCGAACGGGAAGAAGACCGGGCTCGTGCTGGGGGGGCTCGCCCTCCAGGGCGAGGCGCTGGAGCTGGCCGGCCGGATCGCGGCCAGGACCGGCGCCGTCCTGCTCGCGGAGACGTTCCCCTCGCGCTATCTCTCGCGCGGCGAGGGACGCCCGCCGGTGGACCTGATCCCCTATGAGCTTGAGATCGGCATCAAGTACCTGGAGTCGTACCAGCAGCTGGTCTTCCTCGGCGCGAGGCTGCCGGTCGCGACCTTCGCCTACAAGGACAAGCCCACCCTCAAGAGCGCACCGGGGTGCGAGCTGTTCACGCCGGCCTCGGAGGACCAGGATCTCGAGACGGCGCTCCGCTCGCTCGCCGAGGCGGTCGACGCCCTCGGCACGCCGCCGATCCGCCAGGCCCGTACTCCGGCGTCGGCGTCCCCTTCCGGCGAGCTGACGGCGGATGCCATCGGGCGGACGCTGAGCGAGCTGATGCCGGCCGACGCCATCCTCGTCGACGAGGCGGCCACGAACGCCGCGCCCATCCAGGCGGCGACCAGGGGGGCCCGACCGCACGACTATCTCAACCCCGCCACCGGCGGCGCGATCGGCGGCGGCCTGCCCATGGCCCTGGGGGCGGCCGTCGCCTGCCCCGGCCGCAAGGTCGTCGCGGTCCAGGCGGACGGCAGCGGCATGTACACCGTCCACGCCCTGTGGTCGATGGCTCGCGAGAACGCCGACGTCGTGGTGGTCGTCCTCAAGAACGACGCCTACGCGATCCTCGGCCTCGAGATGGCCCGCGTCCGCGAGGGGGAGCTGAATGCGAAGATGAGGTCGATGCTGGAACTCGGCGACCCGGCGCTGGACTGGGTCGCCCTGGCGAAGGGCCTCGGCGTGCCCGCGAGCCGCGCCGGCACCGCCGAGGAGTTCCATCGCCAGTTCGCGGCCGCGATCGCCGAGAAGGGCCCGCGACTCATCGAGTGCCAGGTCGCCGTCCCGAAGGAGCTGCTCGCGCTGGAGGAGGTCCTCCACCAGCAACGCTGAAGCTTCGACCGTCCGGCGGGCGAAGGTCGCGGCCCGCCGGACGGTCGCCTGGCTTTCGGCGGGATCGGGACGCCCTCTCCTCCCGAGGATCGTGGCGTCGGGTCGATGCGGCCGAATGCGACCTGCGTCGATCTCGCGGCAGGATCAAGGGCGTGCGGGGGCCGGTCTCAGGCAGGCTTTTTGGGCGGCATGAGGACGCGTTCCACCCAGGTGGTGTCGACGTTGCCGTCGATGAAGTCCTTGTGGCGGAAGATGCGTTGGTGGAGGGGGATGGTGGTCTTGATGCCTTCGATGGCGAGTTCGTCGAGCGCCCGGCGCATCCGGTTGATGGCCTGGGGGCGGCTGGGGGCGTGGACGATGAGCTTGCCGACGAGGGAGTCGTAGTTGGGGGGGATGCTGTAGCCGGCGCGGATGTGGGAGTCCCAGCGGACGCCGGGGCCGCCGGGGACGCGCAGGTCGGTGATCCGGCCGGGGGAGGGTCGGAAGTCGTGCTCGGGGTCCTCGGAGTTGATCCGGACCTCGATCGAGTGGCCCTCGGACTTCACGTCTTCCTGGCGGAACGGCAGGGGCTCGCCGGCGGCGATGCGGATCTGCTGCTGGACGAGGTCGATGCCGGTGATCTCTTCGGTGACCGGGTGCTCGACCTGGATCCGGGCGTTGACCTCGATGAAGTAGAAGTTGTTCTCGGCGTCGACGAGGAACTCGCAGGTGCCGGCGTTGGTGTAGCCGACGGCCTTCGCCAGGCGGACGGCGGCCTCGCCGAGCTTGACGCGGACCTCCAGCGGGAGCTGCGCGGCGGCCTCCTCGACGAGCTTCTGGTGCCGGCGCTGGAGGGAGCAGTCGCGGTCCCAGCAGTGGACGACGTTGCCGTGGAGGTCGGCGAGGATCTGGACCTCGACGTGCCGGGGGCGGTCGATGTACTTCTCGAGGTAGATCGACGGGTTCTTGAAGGCGGCCTGGGCCTCGTTGCGGGCGGCCTGGATGGAGGCCGGGAGGGTGGCCTCGTCGCGGCAGACGCGCATCCCCTTGCCGCCGCCGCCGGCCGCGGCCTTGATCAGGACGGGGAAGCCGATGACCTTGGCGAGTCGGACGGCCTCGGCCTCGGATTCCACGGCGCCGTCGGAGCCGGGGACGCTGGCGACCTTGGCCTGGGCGGCGATCAGCTTGGCCTCGGTCTTGAGGCCCATCTTGCGGATGGCCTCATGAGGGGGGCCGATGAACTCGAAGTTGCAGCTCCGGCAGATCTCGGCGAACTGGGGGTTCTCGCTGAGGAAGCCGTAGCCGGGGTGGATCGCCTGGACGTCGGCGACCTCGGCGGCGGCGATCAGCCGGGGGATGTTCAGGTAGCTGTCGGCCGAGGCGCCCTTGCCGATGCAGATGGCGCGATCGGCCAGTTCCAGGTAGGGGGCGTCGCGGTCGGCCTGGGAGTAGACGGCCACGACCTCGACGCCCATCTCCTTGCACGCCCGGATGACCCGGAGGGCGATCTCGCCGCGATTGGCGACCAGTATCCTCTGAAACATCGAACTTCACCACCTCGACTCGACGGGCGCGCCCGCCGGGGTACTTCGGGATCGACGCGGGCCGGACGGGTCAGGCGGGCACGACGCGGAACATGGGCTGGCCGAACTCGACCGGCTGGCCGTTCTTGACCAGGATCTCGGCGATGGTGCCGGAGACGCCGGCGGGGATGTCGGTGAAGACCTTCATGGCCTCGATGATGCAGAGCGTCGTCGAGGGCTGCACGGCGGTCCCGATCGACACGAACGGGGGGGAGTCGGGCGAGCCGGACGAGTAGTACGTGCCGACCATCGGGCTCTCGATGACGATGGTCTTGGGCCCGGCCGGGGCCTCGGCGACCGGGTCGGCCCGGGGCGCGACAGGGGCGGCCGGGGCCGGCGGGGCGTACGCGGTCGGATACGGGGGGCGTATCCCGGCGCGGCGGCGACCTCCGGCCCTCGACGCTGGAGGTGGACCCGGTACGGGCCGTCGGTCACCTCGAGGTCGCTCAGGTCGTACTGCTTCATCAGACGGACCAGGTAGTGGACCTTCTTCACGTCCAAGGGCTCGCCGCCCTTGTCTTCAGCACCCTGATCGCCCATGCCTTCGCTCCGCTTCCCTTGCCTGTATCGTGTCGCGACGGCCGCCGCCGGTGGGCGGGGGCGGGTCGCGGGATCGTCTCTCTCGGAGTACGGGACGGGCCGGACTCCTCGCCTCGCCTCGTCTCGGGTGGATCAGGGCCGCACGGCGTCGAGCCCCTTGGGGAGGTTCGAGAGGACCTCGCGCCCGTCCGGGGTGACCAGCACGTCGTCCTCGATGCGGACCCCGCCCCAGTCGGGGAGGTAGATCCCCGGCTCGACGGTCACCACCATGCCCGGCTCCAGGATCGTCGGCGACTCCCGGCGCAGGCGAGGCCCCTCGTGGACGTCCATGCCGATCCCGTGGCCCAGGCCGTGGTCGAAAAATCGGCCGAATCCCGCTTGCTCGATGAACGAGCGGGCTTCGGCGTCGACGTCCTGGGCGCTGGCGCCGGGGCGGATCGCCGCGATGGCCCGTTCCTGGGCCGCCAGGACGAGGCGATAGACCTTCTCAAATTCTGGAGTGACGTTACCGGTAACCACCATCCGCGTCAAGTCGCTCTTGTAGGATCGGCCGCAGGCCCCCCAGTCGATCAGGACGAAATCGTCGTCGCCGATTCGGGTCTCGGCGGTCGGCCTCGCGTGCGGCAGCGCGGCCCGGCGGCCCACCGCCACGATCGTCGAAAAACTCGTCCCGGTCGCCCCCAGCCCCCGCATGTGCGACTCCAGCCGGTCGGCCGCGTCCTTCTCGGTCTCCCCGGCCTTCAACTCCCCTTTCAGCTTCAGAAAGGCGTCCTGGGCGATGGCCACGGCCTCGCGGATCCGGGCGATCTCGTCGTCGTCCTTGACGGCCCGGAGGGGCTCGACGAGGTCGGTCGTGGGGGCGAGGGCCGTCCCGGCGAGTTCCCCCTTGAG includes:
- a CDS encoding VOC family protein, with product MMTCLWFDRGQAREAAEFYASVFPDSRVGSAYASATDNPSAKAGEELTVEFTVLGQSFIGLNGGPMFKPNEAVSFMVLTENQEETDRYWDAIVSNGGQESHCGWCKDRWGFSWQITPRALLAATTDPDRAAAKRAMEAMMTMGKLDIAMIEAARRGEGR
- a CDS encoding DUF1559 domain-containing protein, translating into MRQIRRGFTLIELLVVIAIIAVLIALLLPAVQSAREAARRAQCVNNLKQFGLGLHNYHQTVGSFPMMTAIAYSDPGVQTNWGTFGAHAYLLPYLEQTPLYNSCNFDLACYPRTPAYSDLTWSNATVWDTKVSAFMCPSDGYVGIENFNNYFGNIGTGTDTTSSNSNGLFANQSAYGIGHVTDGTSNTIAATEMLVGAGGSWDEKTGALNFSGTTEKYRWYKSGLSGALNYRDARQDIIGVMGMAATCQASISSPSFRTNTGYRWAQGTAGFTFVNIIIPPMSSRFTFSACRWGCNDGCGADTGSLFGISSHHSGGVNVGMADGSVRFIKSSIDQNTWMALGSRDGGEVVSADGY
- a CDS encoding acetolactate synthase large subunit, with amino-acid sequence MSRSHEVAMNGARSLFKSLVDAGVTTCFANPGTSEMQLVYEIGLTDAIRPILCLQEDVVTGAADGYGRMKGTPAVALLHVACGFGNGVAMLQNAARANTPIVNVVGVNASYHQANFPEHELVNGRVSDIARVVSHWCGEARSASHLGELGVEAAALAKTGKVCTIVAPNDRHWEEAVPPPTPPPPAGRPRAAAEAIERAAELLANGKKTGLVLGGLALQGEALELAGRIAARTGAVLLAETFPSRYLSRGEGRPPVDLIPYELEIGIKYLESYQQLVFLGARLPVATFAYKDKPTLKSAPGCELFTPASEDQDLETALRSLAEAVDALGTPPIRQARTPASASPSGELTADAIGRTLSELMPADAILVDEAATNAAPIQAATRGARPHDYLNPATGGAIGGGLPMALGAAVACPGRKVVAVQADGSGMYTVHALWSMARENADVVVVVLKNDAYAILGLEMARVREGELNAKMRSMLELGDPALDWVALAKGLGVPASRAGTAEEFHRQFAAAIAEKGPRLIECQVAVPKELLALEEVLHQQR
- a CDS encoding ECF-type sigma factor, which encodes MSAAPAPGGFFPQVYDELRRLAAARLAGEADGRSLDATALVHEAYLRLGDAAFSDRSGFFRAAAVAMQRILVDHARRRRARKRGGGARTVALDNLGASLGADSDLLLDVDEALARLAAEDPTSAEIARFRLFAGLTIEEAAEAMGVSRATAFREWAYARSWLATALGPPR
- a CDS encoding tautomerase family protein, with translation MYTIVIQSGSVDETAKASLAAEITALHVELSAVPKDWVHVVFQEYAPGSGFNAGEAGPLVALTAAIRSGRSADYKHRLLTSLWTLVKGATGALDEQIVVGLQEVGPGQAMEMGRVMPEVDSNVS
- a CDS encoding serine/threonine-protein kinase, coding for MAIEPGRVKFLFQAAIERDDPDDRRAFVEREAGGDAELLARVLALLAAYDDPPDALDRPLAADAQATVDTDPATPPDSAPSPGPPAVEEATIGLRCGDGVERIDDVIAGRYRLRQEIGEGGMGAVYLAEQTRPVRRQVALKLIKPGMDSRAVLARFESERQALALMDHPHIAKVLDAGTTEQGRPFFVMELVKGVPLTDFCDQHLLDVPARLALFCQICSAVHHAHQKGIIHRDLKPSNILVESHDGRPMPRVIDFGLAKAVSGMQLSEDPAFTGLGIVAGTPLYMAPEQAGFNALDVDTRADIYALGVILYELLTGSTPIRRETLKRAAMEEMLRLIREEEPATPSSRISTSEALPNLAAHRQIEPGRLSRLVRGDLDWIVMKALSKERDRRYASAIGLANDVERFTNHEPVSAGPPTAAYRMRKFVRRNRGRVVAASLLLLALVGGIVGTTLGLLEATRQRGFAETEAAQKEEARQAEADQRREAETQRRAAVEQRRQAEARLAQVEKANAVLGSIFIDLNPRSAEKDGKPLSALLGERLDQATAQIEGDAIGDPLAVARMQLVLGDSQAGLGYPEKAIALVTKARATFLDRLGPDHLHTLASLFALAECYRALGKPDLALPLFQQALAARTRVLGPDHPITLHSMNGLAMGYRDAGKLDLALPLMERALAAQKAKLGPDDPATFVSMNNLAAVHRDMGRIDLALPLMERALAARETKLGPDHPDTLTLMNNLATGYQAVGKLDLALPLLERALAAREAKLGPDHPGTLLTMNNLAAGYVDADKPGLALPLMERALAAQKSKLGLDHPETLLTMNNLASVYRNVGKLDLAVPLLEQTLEARKAKLGLDHPDTLRSMNDLAALYRDAGKPDLARPMMEQALEARKAKLGLDHPDTLKSMNDLAGLYRAAGKLDLARPLMEQALASARSKLGPDHPITLAAMNQLGLVYQSADKFDLALPMMEQALAMRKAKFGDDHPETVMSMNDLAALYRIVGRIDLALQLMERALAARETKLGPDHPDTLTLMNNLATGYQTVGKLDLALPLLERTLAARKTKLGPDHPETLLTMNNLAAAYRDVGKLDLALPLLEEALAAARSKLGPDHPDTLLSMNNLASIYWSSRRLDRSIPLFEEVLKLRMAKFGADHHETWLVKANLGVNYRDAGRLDEALPLLEGAAAASRRLPMLSWVAPELLQLLARTGRAEKARAVAEEVLAQGRAAMPAGSPQLAAHLCSISLALLAVKAYDQAEPLLREALAIREKADPDAWTTFNTKSMLGGALLGQAKSAEAEPLLRDGYDGMRRRTDKIPPQGKARVVEALDRLIVLAEAAGKDEDAKAWRAEREKAAADAPKPEGDGK